A window of the Fundidesulfovibrio magnetotacticus genome harbors these coding sequences:
- a CDS encoding efflux RND transporter periplasmic adaptor subunit: protein MVIVFVLIHLYFRPISVRVVEPAAQEALQVFGLGTVEARVLSKVGFKVNGLLRELKVDHADEVRAGQLLALLDSGEQENQVAKALANLDKAQANLNLAKASLKKSRTNLALKQQQSHRRQELKNKYVLAGEEAEVSLAAAQAAEAEVLLSEAEMAAAAASVKDAEAQLGLSREVLSQHFLVAPYDAVIIGRHKEIGTIMQAGEPVFTLVDPCTVWVRAFVDEAKAGYIEVGQLVEVRLRSLPGKRFPSKVARIDLESDRVGEERRIYVTWGDCPRDFHLGEQAEVVINSGLLDNVVLVSETLVFERDGSSGQIWTVEQGQLNKRRVIFGQSTLDGRLPVIQGMPEGAQVLAALPSGLRQGRKATVQSGGTP from the coding sequence ATGGTCATTGTCTTCGTGCTGATTCACCTTTACTTTCGCCCAATTTCAGTCCGAGTCGTTGAACCGGCCGCACAGGAGGCGCTCCAGGTATTCGGCCTGGGCACTGTGGAAGCGAGAGTACTTTCCAAGGTAGGCTTCAAGGTAAATGGATTGCTTCGTGAATTGAAGGTTGACCATGCCGACGAGGTAAGGGCGGGGCAGCTTCTGGCGTTACTGGACAGCGGCGAGCAAGAAAATCAAGTAGCCAAGGCCTTGGCCAACTTGGACAAGGCTCAGGCTAACCTCAATCTGGCAAAGGCAAGTCTAAAGAAGTCCCGCACCAACCTTGCCCTGAAGCAGCAGCAAAGCCATCGTCGCCAAGAGCTTAAAAATAAATATGTTCTTGCTGGAGAAGAGGCCGAAGTTTCATTGGCCGCAGCGCAAGCAGCAGAGGCAGAAGTGCTTCTGTCAGAGGCAGAGATGGCTGCGGCGGCAGCTTCTGTAAAGGATGCTGAAGCTCAGCTCGGCTTGTCCCGGGAAGTCTTGTCCCAACATTTTCTGGTGGCTCCATACGATGCCGTGATTATTGGTCGCCACAAGGAGATTGGTACAATCATGCAGGCAGGAGAGCCGGTCTTCACATTGGTGGATCCCTGCACAGTATGGGTCCGGGCTTTTGTGGACGAGGCCAAGGCTGGCTATATAGAAGTTGGGCAGCTGGTTGAGGTGCGACTACGCTCCCTTCCTGGAAAACGATTTCCCAGTAAAGTTGCGCGTATTGACCTGGAAAGTGATAGGGTCGGCGAGGAACGACGTATTTACGTAACCTGGGGAGATTGCCCCCGCGATTTCCATCTCGGCGAACAAGCAGAGGTGGTGATCAATAGCGGCTTGTTGGATAACGTAGTGCTGGTATCAGAAACACTCGTTTTTGAGCGAGATGGTAGTAGTGGCCAGATATGGACTGTGGAACAAGGGCAACTCAATAAGCGCCGGGTGATTTTCGGGCAAAGCACGTTGGATGGGCGTCTTCCGGTGATCCAAGGGATGCCTGAGGGAGCCCAGGTTCTGGCAGCCTTGCCGTCCGGCCTGCGCCAAGGACGGAAGGCCACGGTACAATCCGGAGGCACCCCATGA
- a CDS encoding ABC transporter ATP-binding protein yields the protein MNMSTLGTPLVTISNLSKSFGQGDARVDALKQVTLQVYAGQVVGLLGPSGSGKSTLLNIIGCILEPSSGRMELDGQVVYDGKWLQGDLRRLRLDRIGFIFQFHNLLPFLNAIENVAVVLEIANTSAMLARQRALELLSYLQVEHRCETMPSRLSGGEAQRVAIARALANRPHIILADEPTAALDSERAGVVMDLLRKVAAEQGAAVLVVTHDEKIFDRFDQIFYLRDGMLTEMDGTQE from the coding sequence ATGAATATGTCCACCCTAGGGACACCTTTGGTAACCATCAGCAATCTTAGCAAATCCTTCGGACAGGGAGACGCGCGAGTCGATGCACTGAAGCAGGTCACGCTGCAGGTGTATGCTGGGCAGGTGGTGGGACTGCTTGGTCCGAGCGGTTCCGGAAAAAGTACCCTGCTCAACATCATTGGTTGCATCCTGGAGCCAAGCAGTGGGCGCATGGAACTCGACGGGCAAGTTGTCTATGATGGCAAATGGCTACAGGGTGATTTACGTCGCCTGCGTTTGGACCGAATCGGGTTCATTTTCCAGTTTCACAACCTGCTTCCTTTTCTGAATGCCATTGAAAATGTTGCCGTAGTTTTGGAAATCGCTAATACAAGTGCTATGTTAGCCCGCCAGCGTGCTCTTGAGTTGCTCAGCTACCTCCAGGTAGAACATCGCTGCGAAACAATGCCGTCAAGGCTTTCCGGAGGTGAAGCGCAGCGTGTGGCCATTGCTCGTGCATTGGCTAACCGTCCTCATATCATCCTGGCTGATGAACCCACTGCCGCTTTGGATTCTGAACGTGCTGGCGTCGTGATGGACCTGCTGCGCAAGGTAGCAGCTGAGCAGGGAGCTGCGGTATTGGTAGTCACCCATGATGAAAAAATTTTCGACCGGTTTGATCAGATATTTTACCTTCGCGATGGGATGCTGACGGAGATGGATGGTACGCAAGAATAA
- a CDS encoding diguanylate cyclase, which yields MLFTTVRAKFYLLYVCMVLLLATIAFIATIYSWNSYTEKQELLKEYNVFRLSSTVIHMLQKERGLTVKSLFRPTRSNIDELKAWRAKTYSAIVEFHGTQFSQNLRATYAGLHNLVDSKAISPENIFLQYSDCIYEIISAFGSDRSFEHIQHDHLFLSLTNLLMAREHLGKIRAYISVLASNHHVDDVGFFYVKEKFGFYKVSKMEFLKSLKSKQPLYASMIVESEKVKKTDEAILLFLGEKQQGFDYDGWFDLSTGAMDVFYDVEKELSGVYGAFLENEIKKTKVYSLIVLCVTGVVVVASWFYVANLMRSFSSRVENIDAKMKLILKNNDYGVEITDPGNDEISNISNSLNSLLKFTSELLEEKEKMASTDRLTGIYNRTKFLDIFESEFQRFSRYKTTFSVIMVDIDHFKKVNDNCGHNVGDSVLIEVTSLMSKIVRATDVLVRWGGEEFVVLATSSDLQAAVSLAEKIRLAMAEHSFASNLKVTMSFGVAEIEADDSLESIMARADSALYESKRTGRNKVSAISTIK from the coding sequence ATGTTATTTACCACAGTACGCGCAAAGTTTTATTTACTTTATGTGTGTATGGTGTTGCTACTAGCCACTATTGCCTTTATCGCAACGATTTACAGTTGGAATAGTTACACAGAAAAGCAAGAATTGCTCAAAGAGTACAATGTTTTTAGGTTGTCATCAACGGTTATTCACATGCTGCAGAAAGAGCGTGGTCTTACCGTGAAAAGCCTTTTCCGTCCTACTCGTAGCAATATTGATGAACTTAAAGCTTGGCGTGCTAAGACTTATAGTGCGATTGTTGAATTTCATGGTACTCAATTTTCTCAAAATTTACGAGCAACTTACGCGGGCTTGCACAATTTGGTCGATTCAAAAGCAATTTCGCCCGAGAATATTTTTTTACAGTATTCGGATTGTATATACGAAATAATAAGCGCTTTTGGCTCGGATCGGTCTTTCGAGCATATTCAACATGACCATCTATTTTTGTCGTTAACTAATTTGTTGATGGCACGAGAACATCTCGGAAAAATACGAGCATACATTTCAGTTTTAGCTAGCAATCATCATGTGGATGATGTTGGTTTTTTTTATGTGAAAGAAAAGTTTGGATTTTATAAGGTCTCGAAAATGGAGTTTTTGAAAAGCCTCAAGAGCAAACAACCACTATACGCAAGTATGATAGTCGAAAGTGAAAAGGTCAAAAAAACAGATGAGGCTATCCTCCTGTTTTTGGGGGAAAAGCAACAAGGATTTGACTACGATGGTTGGTTTGATTTGTCCACGGGTGCAATGGACGTGTTTTATGATGTGGAAAAAGAATTGTCAGGCGTTTATGGGGCATTTTTAGAAAATGAAATAAAGAAGACTAAAGTATATAGCCTGATAGTGTTGTGTGTCACGGGTGTTGTTGTCGTTGCTTCATGGTTTTATGTTGCAAATTTGATGAGATCATTTTCGTCGCGCGTTGAAAATATAGATGCCAAAATGAAGCTAATATTGAAGAATAATGATTACGGGGTTGAAATCACAGACCCTGGTAATGACGAAATTTCTAATATATCAAATTCTCTCAACTCTTTGTTGAAGTTTACAAGTGAGTTGCTTGAAGAAAAAGAAAAGATGGCTTCAACGGATAGGCTCACTGGAATTTACAATAGAACCAAGTTTTTAGATATTTTTGAGTCAGAGTTTCAACGTTTTTCTCGATATAAAACGACTTTTAGCGTGATAATGGTGGACATCGATCATTTTAAAAAAGTTAATGACAATTGCGGACACAATGTGGGGGATAGTGTTTTAATTGAAGTGACATCGTTGATGTCTAAAATAGTTAGGGCGACAGATGTCTTGGTGAGGTGGGGTGGGGAAGAGTTTGTTGTTTTGGCCACATCAAGCGATTTACAAGCTGCTGTTTCTCTTGCTGAAAAAATACGTTTAGCTATGGCTGAACATTCTTTTGCATCCAATCTGAAAGTGACCATGAGCTTCGGCGTTGCCGAAATCGAAGCTGATGATTCACTTGAATCAATTATGGCTCGGGCTGATTCAGCCCTTTATGAGTCTAAACGCACCGGAAGGAACAAGGTTAGTGCAATTAGCACGATAAAATGA
- a CDS encoding PAS domain-containing sensor histidine kinase, producing the protein MPSADAPLRYERRFAISFGGVLLVLMLLATGATFLLLQQQQERDEDRLCETITAIVSESISRVSFSGKHHARLMAQDILVRAPQLAYISIETKAGEVLAHSSPERNDSRLNEEALAQAKQSLESGRPVLTQRHWGKDLVKEVIVPYRGGFDNQVLGVVRVGVGLSESRAVMAAIMARLLVLIACLTMAAIFAVFWLSRYYGRTTTSLASQLRGILDNAPLAICVSDSKGHLLACSAAFHSLLRTSGSESCPECLLVSMLPPEASILMQQLLAQEYSALTRINEELNVSLPEGERIWHFLGFPISLSTSGAVLQYCVVISDITEEKSAQRRMQDVLERLRTITATVPVVLYEVAPANTDPLEFRFGFVSEKVRELLGISADELMRDPGILLSLVHPDDREGFMQANYDALRRLGPFLYDFRVELQNGEQKWVRAASIPGGSSAQSTSWSGYLMDISQSKLAGLALASSEKKYRLLVEHQTDLVVKVNTSGRFLYVSPSYCQTFGKSEEELLKTTFMPLVHEDDKEATRDAMEALYVPPHTAYMEQRAMTANGWRWFAWNDSAVVDASGAIVEIIGVGRDITERKNLELRLADQLAFQQALMDTIPYAVFYKGPDSRFVGFNKAYEDCFGVRREDLIGKRVLDLEYLPMADRNAYQAEDVAVIESAGRVHKEMPIPFADGKLHQTLYSVTGFRLSDGQTGGLIGIIVDITERKYNEEKHRVLFEASPDAIFLVKNSLIVDCNPKALTLMNCGKDQLTGRNPGELSPTFQAGGEESVALATRRMQEALEGRPQTFEWVHQRPDGTEFTAEVSLSVMDLYSETFVICFFRDITDRKRMQELMVQTEKMMSVGGLAAGMAHEINNPLSGILQSIQVMSRRLKSPDPTNLKAAEEAGCTFESIKHFMERREILTSLETMRDAGVRAARIVASMLEFSRTSSSEFAPVEINSLLNKSLDLCATDYDLKKKYDFRKIVIEKEFASGLSPVLGSATQIQQVFMNILTNSAQALAGAASPTLSLRTEASEGWVRIEIEDNGPGMSPDVRKRIFEPFFTTKGVGEGTGLGLSVSYYIITNNHGGTLDVESSPGEGARFIIRLKAAKAVVRSQS; encoded by the coding sequence ATGCCGTCCGCAGACGCCCCCTTACGCTATGAGCGCAGGTTCGCCATAAGCTTTGGGGGCGTTTTGCTGGTGCTCATGCTCCTGGCCACTGGAGCAACGTTTTTGCTTTTGCAGCAACAGCAGGAGCGCGACGAGGACCGTCTGTGCGAAACCATCACTGCCATCGTCAGCGAGTCCATCAGCCGGGTGAGCTTCTCCGGGAAACACCACGCCCGCCTGATGGCGCAAGACATCCTGGTCAGGGCTCCCCAGCTGGCCTACATATCCATCGAAACAAAAGCAGGGGAGGTGTTGGCCCACAGCTCCCCGGAACGCAACGACTCCAGGCTGAACGAAGAAGCCCTGGCCCAGGCCAAGCAAAGCCTGGAATCCGGCCGTCCCGTGCTGACCCAGCGACACTGGGGAAAGGACCTGGTGAAGGAAGTCATCGTTCCTTACCGTGGCGGGTTCGACAACCAAGTACTGGGCGTGGTGCGCGTGGGCGTTGGCCTGTCCGAGTCCCGGGCGGTCATGGCCGCGATCATGGCCAGGCTCCTGGTGCTTATTGCATGCCTGACCATGGCGGCCATTTTCGCTGTCTTCTGGCTCAGCAGGTACTACGGAAGGACCACCACCAGCCTAGCCAGCCAATTGCGCGGCATTTTAGACAACGCGCCCCTGGCCATTTGCGTAAGCGACTCCAAGGGACATCTGCTGGCCTGCAGCGCGGCTTTCCACTCTCTGCTGAGAACGTCCGGCAGCGAATCCTGTCCAGAATGCTTGCTTGTCTCCATGCTGCCTCCCGAGGCAAGCATCTTGATGCAACAGCTTTTGGCACAGGAATACAGCGCGCTTACGCGAATCAATGAAGAACTGAACGTATCGCTTCCTGAAGGCGAACGCATCTGGCATTTTCTTGGATTCCCCATCTCCCTGAGCACTTCAGGCGCGGTTCTCCAGTACTGCGTGGTCATCAGCGACATCACTGAGGAAAAATCCGCGCAGAGAAGGATGCAGGACGTTCTGGAACGCCTGCGTACAATAACGGCAACTGTTCCAGTGGTTCTCTACGAGGTCGCACCCGCCAACACGGACCCGCTGGAATTCCGGTTCGGCTTCGTGAGCGAGAAGGTCCGCGAGCTGCTTGGAATATCCGCCGACGAACTGATGAGGGATCCAGGAATTCTTCTCTCCCTTGTCCATCCCGATGATCGCGAAGGCTTCATGCAGGCCAACTATGATGCCCTCAGGAGGCTTGGCCCCTTCCTGTACGACTTCCGGGTAGAATTACAAAACGGTGAACAAAAATGGGTGCGTGCCGCGTCCATACCCGGCGGCTCTTCCGCCCAAAGCACGAGCTGGAGCGGCTATCTCATGGACATCAGCCAGTCCAAGCTTGCCGGGCTGGCCCTGGCCAGCAGCGAAAAGAAATACCGGCTTCTGGTGGAGCACCAGACGGATTTGGTTGTCAAAGTGAACACCTCAGGCCGCTTCCTCTACGTGAGTCCCTCCTATTGCCAAACCTTCGGCAAATCGGAAGAGGAGCTCTTGAAGACCACTTTTATGCCCCTGGTGCACGAGGACGACAAGGAGGCCACGCGGGACGCCATGGAGGCCCTGTATGTGCCGCCCCACACGGCCTACATGGAACAGCGGGCCATGACGGCGAACGGCTGGCGCTGGTTCGCCTGGAACGATTCGGCCGTGGTCGATGCCAGCGGGGCCATCGTGGAGATAATAGGCGTTGGCCGTGACATCACCGAGAGAAAGAACCTGGAGTTGCGCTTGGCCGACCAGCTGGCCTTTCAGCAGGCCCTCATGGACACCATACCCTACGCGGTGTTCTACAAAGGGCCGGATTCGCGTTTCGTGGGCTTTAACAAGGCCTACGAGGACTGTTTCGGAGTCAGGCGGGAGGACCTTATCGGCAAACGGGTGCTGGACCTCGAGTACCTGCCCATGGCCGACCGCAACGCCTACCAGGCCGAGGACGTGGCCGTCATAGAGAGCGCCGGGCGCGTGCACAAGGAAATGCCCATCCCCTTTGCCGACGGGAAGCTGCACCAGACGCTCTATTCGGTCACGGGTTTCCGCCTTTCCGATGGCCAGACCGGGGGACTCATCGGCATCATCGTGGACATTACGGAGCGCAAGTACAACGAGGAAAAGCACCGGGTGCTCTTCGAAGCCTCTCCGGACGCCATCTTCCTCGTGAAGAACAGCCTCATCGTAGACTGCAATCCCAAAGCTCTTACCTTAATGAACTGCGGAAAGGACCAATTGACCGGCCGCAACCCAGGCGAACTCTCCCCAACCTTCCAGGCGGGTGGTGAAGAGTCCGTGGCCCTGGCCACCAGGAGGATGCAAGAGGCGCTTGAAGGACGGCCGCAAACGTTCGAGTGGGTGCATCAACGGCCTGACGGCACGGAGTTCACCGCAGAAGTCTCACTGTCGGTCATGGATCTTTACAGCGAAACCTTCGTGATCTGTTTTTTCAGGGATATAACGGACCGCAAGCGGATGCAGGAACTCATGGTCCAGACCGAGAAGATGATGAGCGTGGGCGGTCTGGCCGCAGGCATGGCCCACGAGATCAACAACCCGCTCTCCGGCATCCTCCAGAGCATCCAGGTCATGAGCCGGAGGCTCAAATCGCCCGATCCGACGAACCTCAAGGCCGCTGAAGAGGCGGGGTGCACGTTCGAGAGCATCAAACACTTCATGGAAAGGCGTGAAATCCTAACTTCACTCGAAACCATGCGCGACGCTGGCGTGAGGGCCGCGCGTATCGTGGCCAGCATGCTCGAATTCAGCCGCACCAGCAGCAGCGAATTCGCGCCCGTGGAGATCAATTCGCTGCTCAACAAATCCCTGGACCTCTGCGCCACGGACTATGACCTGAAGAAGAAGTACGATTTCAGAAAGATCGTCATCGAAAAGGAATTCGCTTCAGGCCTTTCCCCGGTCCTAGGTTCGGCCACTCAGATCCAGCAGGTGTTCATGAACATCCTCACCAATTCCGCCCAGGCCTTGGCGGGAGCGGCCTCTCCGACATTATCCCTGCGGACCGAAGCCTCAGAAGGCTGGGTGAGGATAGAAATCGAGGACAACGGGCCCGGCATGTCGCCGGATGTCCGCAAGAGGATCTTCGAGCCATTTTTCACTACCAAGGGGGTGGGTGAGGGCACCGGGCTTGGCTTGTCGGTTTCCTACTACATCATCACCAACAACCACGGGGGGACGCTCGATGTGGAGTCCTCTCCCGGCGAGGGGGCACGGTTCATTATCAGACTGAAAGCGGCGAAGGCCGTTGTCCGCTCCCAGTCCTAA
- a CDS encoding alkyl/aryl-sulfatase, which yields MKSLNVFFLGMALALLPWASGVALAASGGGVLADPGAMEGKHFHPKGKMPSSFTVELQNGLRKTLPFEDKRDFEEAQKGFIAAPSYKKIMAEAGNVAWDMGSYEFLLQGKDFDSVHPSLQRQAILNMAYGLYEVVPGKIYQVRGFDLANISFIKGDTGWIVFDPLTAKETAKAALDFINEKVGKLPVVAVVYSHSHADHYGGVRGVVDEANVKSGKAQIIAPLGFMKYAVAENVYAGNAMNRRLFFQYGVLLPRSPFGHVDQSIGKNTAAGNLGLIPPTRIITKDIEELTVDGVRMVFQNTPGTEAPAEMNTYFPQFKAFWAAENICGTVHNIYTLRGALVRDALEWSKKVNEALYLYGNEAEVMFASHSWPRFGNDRIQEVMRTQRDIYGNLNNEVLHQANKGVTINEIHNVYQPPKSLQQQWAAHSYHGSEEHNSRAVINRYLGYWDANPATLIPLSPRDSAPLYVEMMGGAAKIMAKGKELHDQGKYREAMEILNKLVYAEPTNQAAKDLLADVFEQIGYQKESPSVRNSFLAAAYELRSGIPGGASPKSSGPDTIRAMSTDLWLDFLGIRLDSKKAEGMKFVVNIVTPDNCEKFVVEMSNCVLTNIKGVQAKKPDLTITINRSDLEPVMMGTVTLDDQIATGKAKLDGDRKPYDQLKGVLVQFTPDFEMMPGTKAAQPTSPPAMSPFQQQEPGSSAGM from the coding sequence ATGAAATCATTAAATGTGTTCTTTCTCGGTATGGCGCTGGCACTTCTCCCCTGGGCTAGCGGCGTAGCGCTAGCGGCAAGTGGTGGTGGGGTCCTGGCTGATCCTGGCGCAATGGAAGGCAAACATTTTCACCCAAAAGGCAAGATGCCTTCGTCTTTCACTGTCGAACTCCAAAACGGCTTACGAAAGACTCTTCCTTTCGAGGATAAACGCGACTTTGAGGAAGCACAAAAAGGGTTCATCGCTGCTCCATCGTACAAGAAAATCATGGCTGAAGCAGGGAACGTCGCCTGGGACATGGGGAGCTATGAATTTCTTCTTCAGGGAAAGGACTTCGACAGCGTTCACCCTTCCTTGCAGCGTCAAGCCATCTTGAACATGGCATATGGTCTTTATGAAGTAGTTCCTGGTAAAATATACCAAGTCCGTGGCTTCGACTTGGCAAATATCAGTTTCATCAAGGGCGACACGGGTTGGATCGTGTTCGACCCTCTGACTGCCAAGGAGACCGCTAAGGCCGCACTTGATTTTATCAACGAGAAAGTCGGCAAGCTTCCAGTGGTAGCTGTTGTTTACTCACATTCACACGCTGACCATTACGGCGGTGTCCGTGGCGTTGTGGATGAAGCTAACGTCAAAAGCGGCAAGGCACAAATTATTGCTCCGCTTGGTTTCATGAAATATGCGGTGGCGGAGAATGTTTACGCAGGCAATGCAATGAACCGCCGCCTGTTCTTTCAGTACGGAGTTTTACTGCCTCGTAGCCCATTCGGTCATGTAGACCAATCAATCGGCAAAAATACAGCCGCAGGGAATTTGGGATTGATCCCCCCCACCCGGATCATTACGAAAGATATTGAAGAGCTGACTGTCGACGGGGTGAGGATGGTGTTCCAGAATACCCCAGGCACTGAAGCTCCTGCAGAGATGAACACGTACTTTCCGCAGTTTAAGGCGTTCTGGGCGGCTGAAAATATATGCGGCACAGTACACAACATATATACGCTTCGCGGAGCTTTGGTTCGAGATGCCCTGGAGTGGTCAAAAAAAGTCAACGAAGCTTTGTATCTGTATGGAAACGAAGCCGAAGTGATGTTTGCTTCTCATAGCTGGCCTCGTTTCGGGAATGACCGGATACAAGAAGTAATGCGGACACAGCGTGACATATACGGCAACCTGAACAACGAAGTGCTCCATCAGGCCAACAAAGGCGTCACAATCAATGAGATCCACAACGTCTATCAGCCGCCCAAGAGCTTGCAGCAGCAATGGGCAGCGCACAGTTACCATGGATCAGAGGAGCATAACAGCCGGGCGGTGATCAACCGGTATCTCGGCTATTGGGACGCCAACCCCGCCACGTTAATCCCGCTCTCACCCCGCGATTCCGCCCCCTTGTATGTGGAGATGATGGGCGGGGCAGCGAAGATCATGGCCAAGGGCAAGGAGTTGCACGACCAGGGCAAGTACCGTGAAGCCATGGAGATTTTGAACAAGCTTGTATACGCTGAACCGACCAACCAAGCCGCTAAGGACCTGCTTGCGGATGTGTTTGAACAGATCGGCTACCAGAAGGAAAGCCCGAGCGTGCGCAACAGCTTCCTTGCAGCAGCGTACGAACTTCGTTCAGGCATTCCCGGAGGTGCTTCCCCGAAAAGTTCGGGGCCGGATACTATTCGGGCGATGTCCACTGACCTCTGGCTCGACTTCCTCGGCATCCGCCTCGACAGCAAGAAAGCCGAAGGCATGAAGTTTGTTGTCAACATCGTCACGCCTGACAACTGTGAAAAGTTCGTGGTGGAGATGAGCAATTGCGTGCTCACCAACATCAAGGGCGTTCAAGCCAAGAAACCTGACCTCACTATCACCATCAACCGTTCCGATCTTGAACCTGTGATGATGGGCACGGTAACCTTGGACGACCAGATTGCCACGGGCAAGGCTAAGTTGGATGGTGACAGAAAGCCTTACGACCAACTCAAGGGAGTCCTGGTCCAGTTCACACCCGACTTTGAAATGATGCCCGGAACAAAGGCTGCCCAGCCGACGTCGCCACCCGCGATGAGTCCTTTCCAGCAGCAAGAGCCGGGGAGTTCTGCCGGGATGTAA
- a CDS encoding TetR/AcrR family transcriptional regulator, with product MLALVAELGPACATTQAVADRVGITQAGVFRHFPAKKDLWLAVADWLVMEAQARWAKARKSEKSPLAGIRCVIEAQFEFIQQTPAVHSLIFSRELHAQNEELRRSFNSMGTVFHVLLTDLTKQAQVAGELSSDFAPHEIANLLLTLPSGLATRWSLSGRTFNLAKDGTRLLEILLYGMSKIH from the coding sequence ATGCTTGCCCTGGTTGCCGAATTAGGGCCTGCATGTGCGACCACCCAGGCGGTGGCCGATCGGGTAGGCATTACTCAGGCTGGCGTGTTTCGGCACTTTCCGGCGAAGAAAGATCTTTGGCTTGCCGTGGCGGACTGGTTGGTTATGGAAGCCCAAGCACGCTGGGCTAAGGCACGCAAATCTGAAAAAAGTCCTCTCGCGGGAATAAGGTGCGTCATAGAAGCGCAGTTTGAATTTATTCAACAGACTCCCGCGGTCCACTCTCTGATATTTTCACGTGAACTCCACGCGCAAAACGAAGAATTGCGCCGATCTTTTAACTCTATGGGCACGGTCTTTCATGTCTTGTTAACCGATTTGACTAAGCAAGCTCAGGTCGCAGGCGAGCTGTCAAGTGATTTTGCCCCTCATGAAATAGCTAACTTACTGTTGACGTTGCCGTCAGGCCTAGCCACACGCTGGTCACTTAGCGGGCGCACTTTCAACCTCGCGAAAGACGGCACACGACTTTTGGAAATCTTGCTGTATGGTATGAGCAAAATTCATTGA
- a CDS encoding ABC transporter permease, giving the protein MNLAVRDIRHNLGRFVLTCLGLSLLLGLVLSMIGIYRGLVEEALSLSRAPGADLWVVEAGKRGPFAESSRIPGDTREVIASLSQVVSTGSMTYQSVEAMHNGKKIRLYVVGYEPGRPGGPVKIFAGRHMTRSHYEMLVDSKSGLMSGEQVRLGRNIFTVVGLTRNQVSSGGDPVAYITLRDAQRLQFELEPPVARREAERGTSPVGSDIVNAVVAKVAPGTTPDRVVEAVGRWKHLTGLSQSAQEEILTKSVVDKSRRQIGLFTVILLVVSAVIISLILYTMTMDKVREIATLKLIGAPDRTIVGLIIQEAVAMAVIGFSLGALLINLTSDFFPRRVILLPQDGLALAIVVLFLCVLASGMGVRLALKIEPSVALGG; this is encoded by the coding sequence ATGAATCTGGCGGTGCGCGATATCCGGCACAACCTCGGCCGCTTCGTACTGACGTGTCTGGGACTCAGCCTGCTGTTGGGCCTCGTGTTGTCTATGATCGGCATCTACCGAGGGTTGGTTGAAGAAGCCTTGTCCTTGTCCAGAGCGCCAGGAGCCGATCTTTGGGTCGTGGAGGCAGGGAAGAGGGGTCCTTTCGCGGAGTCATCGCGAATACCTGGCGACACCCGCGAAGTAATCGCCAGCCTGTCGCAGGTGGTGTCAACGGGATCCATGACGTATCAATCAGTGGAGGCTATGCATAATGGAAAAAAAATACGGCTTTACGTGGTTGGATATGAACCAGGGAGGCCAGGAGGACCTGTAAAAATATTTGCTGGGCGCCACATGACCCGTAGCCACTATGAAATGTTGGTCGACTCGAAAAGCGGACTTATGTCGGGTGAACAGGTGCGTCTTGGACGCAATATTTTTACTGTAGTAGGCTTGACCCGAAATCAAGTTTCTTCAGGCGGCGATCCTGTAGCCTATATTACGTTGCGAGACGCGCAGCGTTTGCAATTTGAATTGGAACCCCCGGTGGCCCGACGGGAGGCCGAACGCGGCACTTCACCGGTCGGCTCGGATATCGTTAACGCCGTGGTGGCCAAAGTCGCGCCAGGAACGACCCCGGATCGGGTGGTCGAGGCAGTCGGACGTTGGAAACACCTCACCGGATTGAGCCAGTCGGCTCAAGAGGAAATTCTGACCAAGTCGGTGGTGGACAAATCCCGACGCCAAATCGGACTCTTCACCGTAATATTGCTTGTCGTTTCGGCGGTGATTATCTCGCTCATCCTCTACACTATGACAATGGATAAAGTACGGGAGATCGCCACGCTCAAACTCATAGGTGCGCCGGACAGAACCATTGTCGGACTCATCATTCAGGAAGCCGTCGCCATGGCCGTAATCGGCTTCTCACTGGGAGCACTACTCATCAACTTGACCAGTGATTTCTTTCCTCGACGAGTGATTCTTTTGCCGCAGGACGGATTAGCTTTGGCCATTGTGGTGCTCTTCTTGTGCGTGCTTGCCAGTGGGATGGGGGTGCGCCTTGCACTCAAGATCGAACCTTCAGTGGCTTTGGGAGGATAG